In Gimesia benthica, a single window of DNA contains:
- a CDS encoding alpha/beta hydrolase has protein sequence MLRISGWMMCLWGCLSGLQAAEQQSETEQAAPVYREHLDLSYYLDQNNEKQSVKNWNDWQTRRQHILSNMQTVMGEVPQPKQPVPQEMKVLEETDLGRVKRLKISYHTDDLQQRVKAYLFIPPGASAEHRVPAILCLHQTNSQIGKEEPAGIRGLPNLKYAIELAERGYVTLAPDYPSFGEYPYDFKAHPEYRSGTMKAIYDNMRSIDLLQSLDYVNADQIGCVGHSLGGHNTMFTAAFDTRIKALVSSCGFTRFHKYYGGKLKGWTSDRYMPLINSKYQNDPNQVPFDFTEIVASFAPRAFLACAPVSDSNFEVSGVKDVIRIAQPVYQLSGHPENLQATYPEAQHDFPPTTRETAYQFFDRHLKK, from the coding sequence ATGCTGCGGATAAGTGGATGGATGATGTGTCTGTGGGGATGTCTCTCCGGGTTACAGGCGGCAGAACAGCAGTCTGAGACAGAACAGGCTGCTCCCGTTTATCGGGAGCACCTGGATCTGTCTTACTATCTGGATCAGAATAATGAGAAACAGTCGGTCAAAAACTGGAACGACTGGCAAACTCGGAGACAGCACATCCTGTCTAATATGCAGACGGTGATGGGCGAAGTGCCCCAGCCGAAGCAACCTGTGCCCCAGGAGATGAAAGTGCTGGAAGAGACCGATCTGGGCAGGGTGAAGCGACTGAAAATCTCGTATCACACCGACGATCTGCAGCAGCGGGTCAAAGCATATCTGTTTATTCCTCCGGGTGCCTCTGCCGAGCATCGAGTGCCTGCCATTCTCTGCCTGCATCAGACGAATTCGCAGATCGGAAAAGAGGAACCGGCGGGGATTCGGGGACTGCCCAATCTGAAGTATGCGATCGAACTGGCAGAGCGGGGTTATGTCACACTCGCCCCCGATTACCCTTCGTTCGGTGAGTATCCGTATGACTTCAAGGCGCATCCCGAATACCGTAGTGGGACCATGAAGGCGATCTATGACAATATGCGGTCCATTGATCTGTTGCAGTCACTGGATTATGTCAACGCGGATCAGATCGGTTGTGTGGGACATTCGCTGGGGGGGCATAATACGATGTTTACCGCGGCCTTTGATACTCGTATCAAGGCCCTGGTATCAAGCTGTGGCTTCACCCGTTTCCATAAGTACTACGGCGGAAAGCTGAAAGGCTGGACCAGTGACCGCTATATGCCGTTGATCAACAGTAAATACCAGAATGATCCGAATCAGGTTCCCTTTGATTTCACCGAGATCGTGGCCAGCTTTGCGCCGCGGGCTTTTCTGGCATGTGCTCCTGTGAGCGACAGTAATTTTGAGGTCTCGGGGGTGAAAGATGTGATTCGGATTGCGCAACCGGTCTATCAGTTATCAGGACACCCAGAGAATCTGCAGGCCACATACCCTGAGGCACAGCACGATTTTCCACCCACGACGCGTGAAACCGCTTACCAGTTTTTTGATCGGCATCTCAAAAAATAG
- a CDS encoding right-handed parallel beta-helix repeat-containing protein, whose product MMSLQRMVLFLMLTFTLSFQLNYRPVSAGAAEPKLAGARPVIHAINYSTIQEAIDAVPAEGGIVMLPPGKFEIDKPLVITSGDFTLVGAGGATHIHNKNEEGLDAIQIHPPADMKLPDGKKDPKPRIWRVQLQNFRVTGNEKSGRGINAKWVQEIYIHGVTSSYHGGDGIFLDFCFEDPRVSDCLITYNKAVGLNLLGCHDIVVSANHFEENQDALRCDDGFNLCMSGNNLDDHLRHGVIIENTYGSIVSANMIEECNGSAIILDRECYGITMSANVIAHNGKGIILKDAHGCAVSANTFTLLAEDALWIGPQSGRITVTGNNFSNSYIGKGMVKRRTNDLKAAGLTLDKTRGITVSGNLFSSVRPKAVEVIEPTTHVIFGNNLLIDVESDHKLLKESIVEHVLEAAAEPVKPESK is encoded by the coding sequence ATGATGAGTTTACAACGAATGGTTCTGTTTTTAATGCTGACATTTACACTCAGTTTTCAGCTGAATTATCGCCCGGTTTCAGCAGGAGCGGCAGAGCCGAAACTGGCTGGTGCACGACCTGTGATCCACGCAATCAATTACTCCACAATTCAGGAAGCCATTGATGCGGTTCCTGCTGAGGGGGGGATTGTGATGCTGCCTCCCGGTAAATTTGAAATTGATAAACCGCTTGTGATTACCAGTGGAGATTTTACTCTGGTCGGTGCAGGGGGAGCAACGCATATCCATAACAAGAATGAAGAGGGCCTGGATGCAATTCAGATCCATCCCCCGGCTGATATGAAACTGCCTGACGGGAAAAAAGACCCGAAGCCCCGTATCTGGCGTGTGCAGTTGCAGAACTTTCGTGTGACCGGAAATGAAAAGAGTGGACGGGGTATCAATGCCAAGTGGGTGCAGGAAATCTATATCCATGGAGTTACCAGCAGCTACCACGGCGGTGATGGGATCTTTCTGGACTTCTGTTTTGAAGATCCCCGCGTTTCAGACTGTCTGATCACATACAACAAGGCTGTTGGTCTGAACCTGCTCGGCTGCCATGATATTGTTGTTTCAGCCAATCACTTTGAAGAGAACCAGGATGCCCTGCGCTGCGATGATGGTTTTAACCTGTGTATGAGCGGAAATAATCTGGATGACCACCTGCGGCATGGCGTGATCATTGAGAATACCTATGGCTCTATTGTCAGCGCCAACATGATTGAAGAATGTAACGGGAGTGCCATCATCCTCGACCGGGAATGCTACGGCATTACGATGTCTGCGAACGTGATCGCGCATAACGGAAAAGGGATTATTCTCAAAGATGCGCATGGCTGTGCTGTGAGTGCGAATACCTTCACACTGCTCGCAGAAGATGCATTGTGGATTGGTCCTCAGTCCGGCCGGATTACAGTGACAGGCAATAACTTCTCCAACAGTTACATTGGAAAAGGAATGGTCAAACGCCGCACCAATGACCTTAAAGCTGCTGGTCTGACACTGGATAAGACTCGGGGAATTACTGTTTCCGGCAACCTGTTCTCTTCAGTGCGTCCCAAGGCAGTGGAAGTGATCGAACCAACGACCCATGTGATCTTCGGGAATAACCTGCTGATCGATGTTGAATCAGACCACAAACTGCTGAAAGAATCGATTGTGGAACATGTTCTTGAAGCGGCTGCAGAGCCAGTGAAGCCGGAATCCAAGTAG